The DNA window TGCGCGGCGGAGGTGAAGTGGTACACCGCGACCGCGTTGGCCCGGCCCAGGCTGACCAGCAGGTGGCCGTCCGGGGTCAGGGCGATGGCGTCGGGCTCGTAGCCGACCGAGGCCTCGGGCCAGGGCTGGGTCGCGATGGTCTGGACGACCTTGTCCTTCTTGGCGTCGATCACCGAGACCGTGTTCGCGGTGGTGTTCGCCACGAAGATCGTGGTGCCGGAGGCATACACGGCGGTCGGGTGCGTGCCCACGGCGATGCTGCCGACGGCGGCCGACGGGTTCGCGGTGTCGATGACGCTGACCGTGCCGGTGGTGGAGGCGCCGGTGGCCGGGTTCGCCGGCACCTGGGTGCCGTAGGAGTTGATCGTCGTGTCGCCGGGGACAGCCGCGCGGCCGCCCTCGTTGCTGACGTAGAGCTTGCCGCCGACCAGCACCATGCCGCGCGGGGCGGTGCCGGTGGTCCAGCTCTGGGTGACGGTCCCGGAGGCGGCGTCGATCGCCACGACCCGGTTCTGACCGTTGATCGCCGCGTAGACGGTCGAGCTGTCGGCGGAGAAGACCGCCTTGGCCGACAGCGCCTGCTGCGAGCCGGAGGCCGGGATGTTCACGTCCACCGGGTTCGACAGGATGCCGCCGAAGCCGACGGTGAACTTGGTGTAGCCGTTGGCCCGGCCGATCCACAGCGACTTGCCGTCGGGCGAGTACGTCGGCGAGGTCTGGCCGACGTCGTTGCCGCTGATCGCCAGGTTGACGCCCGCGCCCTTGCCGATCACCTGCTCCACCTGGTAGCTGCGCAGGTCGATGATGACCAGGCAGCCGGTGCCGTCGGCGACGGTGGCGGCCACGTGCGTGCCGTCCGGGCTGACCGTGGCGCCCATGATCTTGCCCTGGTTCACCACCAGGCGGGTGCCGATCGGGTTGATGGTCTGGTCGCTGGCGATGACCTCGCCCTTGTTGGTGAGCTGGCCGACCTGCTCGTGGCCGAACTGCCGGGTCGAGGCCGAGCCGACGCCGGCCCCGGTCACGACCAGCCCGAGGGCCACGACCGCCACCTTGGACAGCCGGTGGCGGGCCAGACCGGCGGAGCGCTCGAAGGCGGTCGCCTTCTGCACCTTGCGGCGCGTTACTTGCATCGAGGTATTCCTTCACTGGGTAGGACGCAGGTCGGCGGAGCCGCCGATCTGCCACAGCGGGTTCGGAACATCGGCGGGGCCGAGGGAGCGGATTCGCGTACCGCGACACCGGCGGGGACATCGCCGAGTGCCGCCACGGACCGACCCACTGGGGCCCCGAGAACCGCGCTCACAACGGCGTGATCAAGGGCCGCGGCGTCGCGGAAGGGCTTGGTGATCTCCAGGCCTCGTACCGCGACGGTGGTGTCCATGCGCTCCTCTTTCAGCCAGCGTTCAGGTGGCGCCGCAAGGAACCTAGGCCCGGCGCGTGACGCTCAGCCTGGAAACGGCTGAATGGCTGAAGAACGGGAGAGGACCGGAGCACTAAGAGTGCAGGTCTACGAGTACTGACTCAGCTACTGTGCGCTTCAAGCGCGGGTAACAAAGAGACGAACACACAGGCGCGGGCCGCGGCCCTCTCTCGGACGGTCACCGCAAATATGGCCCGCGCCTGTCGCAGGGTCAGACCCCCAGCGCCTCCGCGGCCATCGCAGTACCCTGCACGCGCGCACCGACCTTGGCGAACGCCGTCTCCCGCGAGGTGGACGTGTCGTCGGCGAACGGCGAGAACCCGCAGTCGTCGCAGGTCCCCAGCCGGTCGACCGGGATGTGCCGGGCCGCGGCCAGCACCCGGTCGCGCACCTGCTCCGGCGTCTCGACGGCCGGGTCGATGGGATCGGTCACGCCGACGAACACCCGCACCCCGGGCCGCATCTGCTCGGCGGCGATGCTCAGCACCCGCTCGGGATCGGCCTCGCTGGCCAGCTGGAGATAGAAGTTCCCGGCGCGCAGCTGGAACAGGTCCGGCAGCAGGCCCGCGTAGTCGACGTCCAGGCTGTGCGTGGAGTCCTGGTCGCCGCCGGGGCAGGTGTGCACGCCGATCCGCGCGCGCTCGGCCTCGGTGAAGCGGTCCAGCACCTGGTTGTTGAGGTCGATGAACTGCTTGAGCACGCCGCCGCTGGGGTCGAGCTTGAGCGAGAGCCGGCCCTCGGTGAAGTCCAGCTGCACGACGTGCGCCCCGGCGTCCAGGCAGCCGCGGATGTCGGCCTCGGCCTGGTCCACGAGGTCGGAGACGAACTGCGACTGCTGATACCCCGCGATCCCGGCCGGCGGGTAGAGCAGGCTCAACGCGGAGGCGGCGATCACGGCCTGCTTCACCGGCTTGGTCGCGTGCCGCTGGGCGGCCCGCAGGTACGTCTCGGCGTTGGTCTGGTAGCGGAACGGCCCGGCGGTCAGCACCGGCAGCTGCCGCTGGTGGCCGTCGGCGAACGGGATGACCACCCCGTCCGGGTCCAGCGTCTTCAGGCCGGCGATCGGGTAGGTGGCGAAACTCGGCTTGGCCTGCTCGCCGTCGGTGACCACCGGGGAGCCCAGCTCTTCGAGCCGGCGGATGGTCTCGGCGACGGCCCGGTCCTGCAGCTCGGCCAGGGCCGAGTCCGGCAGCGCGCCTTTGGCGTGCGAGGTCAGGGCGTTCAGGAGCTCCGGGGAGCGCGGGAGGCTGCCGATGGGTTCGGTAGGAATCGTCACATGCGCACCGTATGTACCGGATCGGGTGCGGTCAATCACTTCCCGCCGTGAACTTGAGAAGCCGCCGTCAACGTACCCTGATTCACCCTCCCGGGGCATCGGAACGGATGTTCGTCAGCAGCTTGCGCAGGTCCGTCCCCTCGTCCGCCAACCGCTCGGCCCGCACCGGGACGTCCCGGTCGATCATGCGCTGAGCGGCGCGGATGTCCAGCGGACGGTCCAGGGACACCGCGCCGACGCAGCGGCCGTCGCGGACGTAGAACACCGACCCGGCCCCGGCCGCGATGTCGCCGCGCGGCACGGCCTCGGCGGCGGGATCGTAGAGCCCTGTCATCTCCAGGTGCGTGCCGTAGCGGTCGGTCCAGAACCACGGCGCGCGCCACGCCTCCGGAGGCAGCCCGAGGATCGAGCGGGCCGCGGCGTCGGCAGTGCGGCGGGCGTTGTCCCAGTGCTCTGATCTGTGTGCGCTGCCGTCGACCCGCGCGATGTCCCCGATCGCGTAGACGCCCGGGGCGCTGCTGCGCATGCCGGCGTCGACCAGGACGCCGTTGTCGACGTCAAGGCCGGCGTCTTGGGCCAGCTCGACGTTCGGCACGATGCCGATGCCCGCCATGACCAGGTCCGCGGGCACACTGTCGCCGGTGGAGAGCGTCACCTTCCCCGGCTCGACGGCGAACACCCCGCCGCGGATGACGGTGACGCCGTGCGCGGCGTGCTGGGCGTGCAGCGCGCGGGCGGCCTGCGGTCCGAGCACCTGTTCCATGGGCAGCGGGTTCGGATCGACGAGCGTGACGTGGCAGCCCCGGTGGGTGGCCGTCGCGGCGACCTCCGCGCCGATCAGCCCGGCCCCGGCGATCAATACGCGCGCCCCCGGGACCAGGCGCGCGCGCAGCGCCTCGGCGTCGGCGCGGGTGCGGAGCACCATGGCCGCCTGGCTGCCGGGGGCCGTCAGGCGCCGGGCCCGGCCGCCGGTCGCGAGGACCAGGACGTCGGCGGCGAGCGCCGAGCCGTCGGCGAGTTCGACGCGCCCGGTGTCGGCGTCCAGGGCCGCGACCGGGATGCCCAGCCGCATGTCGATGCCCTGATCCGGGTACCACTGCGCGGGTTGCACGGCGATCTCGGCGATGCCGCGGTCACCGGCGAGGAACTGCTTGCTCAGCGGCGGGCGGTCGTAGGGGTGGCAGGGTTCGTCGCCGAGGACGGTGAGGCGGCCGGTGTAGCCGCCGGCGCGCAGGGACGCGCACAAGCTCACCGCTGCGAGGCCCGCGCCGATGACCGCGACGTGTCGGGGTTCGGGGTGACTGGGCTCGGGGTGCCGAGGTTCGGGGTGCCTGGGCTCTGGGTGCCTGGGCTCGGAGCTCACCTCGCTCACGCGGCGTCGGTCGGCGCCAGGCCCGGCGTCAGCAGTACCCGGCCGTCCACGACCTCGACGCGGTGCGTGCGCGCGTTCCGGGTCGCCGGCAGGCAGGTCACGACGCCGGTCTTGAGGCTGAACCGGCTCTGGTGCAGCGGGCACTCGATCTCGCCGTTCTCCAGCCAGCCCTCGCCGAGCGAGGCCTTCTCGTGCGGGCAGGTGTCGTCGAGGGCGTAGAAGTCGTCGCCGTCGCGGAACACGGTGATCGCGTCCGACCAGCCGGTGACCTTGGCCGGGATGGTCTTCGCGTCGCCGTCGCCGAGGTCGGCGGCGGCGAAGACGTCGATGGGCTGCTGGTCGCTCATGGGAAGCGCTCCTGTCAGGGATGGGTTCGGCGTCGCACGATCCGTACGACGATCAGCACGATGGCGGCCGCCCAGACGACGGCCAGGACGGTCCACAGACCGGTGGCGTAGTTGCGGGGCAGCGCGGAGGGCATGGTGGCGTCGCGTCCCCGGCCCAGGACCGCGGGCAGCGCGATCGCGACGATCAGCGCGGTGGCGATGCAGGCCCCTTGCACGATCGGGCGCACCACGACCGGCACGACTTTTCCGATCAGCCACCCGGCCGCGAGGGTCAGCGGCAGCGCAAGGACGAGAACTGCCAGCGTCACCTTCAGGACGAACTTCAGGTAGGGCGAAGTGCTCAGGCTCGCCGCGCCGCCGCCGAACAGCGCGAAGGCGATCATCGCGACGCCTGCGGCGACCAACAGCCGCCGGGCCCAGGCCGTACCACTCATGTCGGGCTTCGGGATCTTCATGACGGACTCCCCACGAGCAGCCGCGAAAGCCACTTGGTCTGCAGGACGCCGGGGCGGTCCGGCGCGATGAGGCGGCACGGGTAGCCGTGGTCGACGTGCAGCGGCTCGCCGCGCAGCCGCAGGGCGATCAGGGTGTGCGGGTCTCGGGCATGCGGCGGGTCGACGATCGAGGTCGCGTAGGCGCTGTACTGCTGGAGCGAGACCGCCGTGACCTGGCTGCCGTGGTCACCGCCGACGAGCGCGACCAAATCGCGCAGCGGGACGCCGGTCCAGTCGGCGCTGGAGCTCCAGCCCTCGACGCAGGAAATCGGAAGCGTGGCGGTGGTCTGTTTCATCGCGGCGAGGTCGTCGATGCTGAGCCGGACGGTACCGGTCGGCCCGGTCACCTCCAGCCGCCAGGCGGGATCGGCGGCCGCGGCCCGCACGCCGGCCGCCTGCGCGGAGGCATTCACCGGCAGCCCCTGCGGCCCGACGCGCGGATCGCGGTCGGCGAGCACCGACACCCCCGCGAGCGGCCGTACCGTCTCCCCCACCGTCGCCACCGTCACCACCGCGGAGGTCGCGGCGATGGTGCCGAGCAGGCCACGCCGGGTCAGACCGGTCGGCGGCTGGCGCAGCGGCCGGATCGGCGCCGACAGCGCGCGCCGGATCACCGGCAGCTTCACGCCGACGTGGACGAGCAGCGCGCCGAGGGCGACCCAGGCGGTCCAGTAGTGCAGGACGGTGAAGAAGAAGCCCATCGCGGCGTACCAGCGCGCGATGTTCAGAACGCCGGAGACCACCTGCACGAGCGCGGCGGCCACCAGTACCAGGACGCTGACGCGCTCGATCAGCTGGGCCCAGTCCTTGACCTGGGTCCACTTCTTGACCGTCGGCAGGTTGAGCAGCCGCGGGAAGACCGCCCAGAGCTTGGCCGCGAGCAGCGGGATCGAGGCCAGACCGGTGGCGACATGCACGCCCTGGGTGACGCGGTACAGCCACACCGGCCGGGCCGGCCACCAGAACCAGGACGCCGGGTGCTGGATCTCGTGGCTGATGAAGCCGGTGAGGAAACAGACCCCGAACATGGCGCCCAGCCACAGCCCGAGCTGGCTGGTCAGTCTCGGGCTGCGGAGCTTGGAGGGGAACGCCTTCATGACTGTCAGGCTAGGGAGCGGGCCCGGGCGCGGCGCGCCGAAAACGGGCATTCCGGCCTTACGGAAGAGTGACGGCTGCCCGGCGGTCCGCCAACGGCTCACCGCCCGACACGCCGACCGGCGGGGATTAGCCGCCTCCGGGCGCGTGTGGACGCTAGCCTCTAAGCTGCGAGCCAGCCTCCTTCGGCAGGCGCGGCAGGTTCGGCGACGGGAGTTACGACATGTCCGGGGCCCAGATCGTCGGCCTGGTCTTCGCCGTCTTCGTGGTGATCGGCACGTGCTTCCTGGCCCTGGTCCTGATGCGCGTCACGGAACTGCTCCTCACGATCAAGGGCACCCTGACCACCCTGACCGCCACCGCCCTCCCCCTGCTCGAACAGGCAGAACAGGCCGCCCTCACCGGCAACGCCGGCATGGCGAAGGTCGCCGCCATCACCGAGAACCTCCAGACCGTGACGGACAACGTCGCGGCGGTGAGCGCCGCCGCGGGCGCGGTCGCCGGCGGCCCGCTGGTGAAGACCGCCTCGTTCAGCTACGGCGT is part of the Catenulispora sp. EB89 genome and encodes:
- a CDS encoding cobalamin-independent methionine synthase II family protein; protein product: MTIPTEPIGSLPRSPELLNALTSHAKGALPDSALAELQDRAVAETIRRLEELGSPVVTDGEQAKPSFATYPIAGLKTLDPDGVVIPFADGHQRQLPVLTAGPFRYQTNAETYLRAAQRHATKPVKQAVIAASALSLLYPPAGIAGYQQSQFVSDLVDQAEADIRGCLDAGAHVVQLDFTEGRLSLKLDPSGGVLKQFIDLNNQVLDRFTEAERARIGVHTCPGGDQDSTHSLDVDYAGLLPDLFQLRAGNFYLQLASEADPERVLSIAAEQMRPGVRVFVGVTDPIDPAVETPEQVRDRVLAAARHIPVDRLGTCDDCGFSPFADDTSTSRETAFAKVGARVQGTAMAAEALGV
- a CDS encoding NAD(P)/FAD-dependent oxidoreductase; this translates as MGAGLAAVSLCASLRAGGYTGRLTVLGDEPCHPYDRPPLSKQFLAGDRGIAEIAVQPAQWYPDQGIDMRLGIPVAALDADTGRVELADGSALAADVLVLATGGRARRLTAPGSQAAMVLRTRADAEALRARLVPGARVLIAGAGLIGAEVAATATHRGCHVTLVDPNPLPMEQVLGPQAARALHAQHAAHGVTVIRGGVFAVEPGKVTLSTGDSVPADLVMAGIGIVPNVELAQDAGLDVDNGVLVDAGMRSSAPGVYAIGDIARVDGSAHRSEHWDNARRTADAAARSILGLPPEAWRAPWFWTDRYGTHLEMTGLYDPAAEAVPRGDIAAGAGSVFYVRDGRCVGAVSLDRPLDIRAAQRMIDRDVPVRAERLADEGTDLRKLLTNIRSDAPGG
- a CDS encoding non-heme iron oxygenase ferredoxin subunit, with translation MSDQQPIDVFAAADLGDGDAKTIPAKVTGWSDAITVFRDGDDFYALDDTCPHEKASLGEGWLENGEIECPLHQSRFSLKTGVVTCLPATRNARTHRVEVVDGRVLLTPGLAPTDAA
- a CDS encoding molybdopterin-dependent oxidoreductase → MKAFPSKLRSPRLTSQLGLWLGAMFGVCFLTGFISHEIQHPASWFWWPARPVWLYRVTQGVHVATGLASIPLLAAKLWAVFPRLLNLPTVKKWTQVKDWAQLIERVSVLVLVAAALVQVVSGVLNIARWYAAMGFFFTVLHYWTAWVALGALLVHVGVKLPVIRRALSAPIRPLRQPPTGLTRRGLLGTIAATSAVVTVATVGETVRPLAGVSVLADRDPRVGPQGLPVNASAQAAGVRAAAADPAWRLEVTGPTGTVRLSIDDLAAMKQTTATLPISCVEGWSSSADWTGVPLRDLVALVGGDHGSQVTAVSLQQYSAYATSIVDPPHARDPHTLIALRLRGEPLHVDHGYPCRLIAPDRPGVLQTKWLSRLLVGSPS